A genome region from Anastrepha obliqua isolate idAnaObli1 chromosome 4, idAnaObli1_1.0, whole genome shotgun sequence includes the following:
- the LOC129246257 gene encoding uncharacterized protein LOC129246257 has translation MSFFANLARSVISSVCNIYITRKIAARFFGLVRCKNNKVQSHAKTGACPPPPRPGPSLRKATKVYGRKDCATHIPICGVKATALKNCKPRMWTLEMEKCCEDLCKWAHPRFDDLYYIPSDKRKVKYQRTWCEFRDTYIAPKEICCYPRTKYAQPKKRKPRKPVAAYTSKVEYVMNLLCRNRLSPRCMKISWPGCRGGRSPPLCKPKRIDCGPRKCPPFPSFSECRKVMKPPLRPVECACLKLEPPSCLAH, from the coding sequence ATGTCCTTCTTCGCCAATTTGGCCAGAAGTGTGATATCATCAGTATGTAACATTTATATTACCAGAAAAATAGCAGCTAGATTTTTTGGACTGGTACGttgcaaaaacaataaagtgcaGTCACACGCAAAGACAGGGGCATGTCCGCCACCGCCGCGCCCAGGGCCGAGCTTGAGAAAGGCCACCAAGGTATATGGACGCAAAGATTGTGCCACACATattcccatttgtggtgtgaaAGCAACGGCATTGAAGAACTGTAAGCCGCGCATGTGGACCTTAGAAATGGAAAAGTGTTGTGAGGACCTATGCAAGTGGGCGCATCCCCGTTTCGATGATCTCTACTATATACCCAGTGACAAGCGTAAGGTGAAGTACCAACGTACGTGGTGCGAATTTCGTGATACGTACATTGCGCCTAAAGAGATTTGTTGCTACCCTCGGACGAAATATGCACaaccaaaaaaacgaaaacctcGCAAACCGGTTGCGGCGTATACGAGTAAGGTGGAATATGTGATGAATTTATTATGCCGCAATCGCTTATCGCCACGCTGCATGAAGATCTCTTGGCCGGGTTGTCGAGGTGGACGCAGTCCGCCACTTTGCAAACCTAAAAGGATAGATTGTGGTCCTCGGAAATGCCCGCCCTTCCCGAGTTTCTCGGAGTGTCGCAAGGTTATGAAGCCACCATTGAGACCAGTGGAATGCGCGTGCCTAAAATTAGAGCCACCAAGTTGTTTggctcattga